TGCCCGATGTGCAGGCGGCCTCCTGTTGCAGCGTCTTGCGTCGCCTCAGTTTGGGCATATCGAAGGGCAAATCGCGCAGATCCTGCTGTATGCCAGTCGATCCGCTGGCAACTACCGAACCGGATCCTGATCCTCCAGCGCCGCTACTGCCACCCGTTGCTGAGCTACCTCCTGCTCCGGAGGCCGTTGCCGACGTTGTTGTTCCTTCAGCACCAATCAACTGTAGCTTGGGCAGCGTTAAACGCTGTAGCGCTAAGGCCTGCGGTTTTCCATCCTCCCGGGAATGCAGCGATATCCCACTATCCGAACCCAGTAGCTCATCGGCCAGCTGGAGCAGGGCCTTATTTGGTGCACCCCGATTGCTACGCGGCTGCTTCAAGGAGGCATTCACCTGGACTTGGTTCCCTGCTGGTGCGCCACTCGTTGTGGAATCGTCTTCCTGCGACGCCATCGGCGCCAGCTGCTGGGACGGCTGCTGTGATTGCTCCGAGGCACTGGCCGATGCCGGTTCCTGCGAGGACTTGTCGGAAATGGGACTCAGGATGTGCAGCTTGGAGTGTAGCAGCAGGGGAGCCGGTCGCAGGGGATAGGCCACACTGGAGCCTCCGCTACCgccgctgccaccgctgccgctcTCCGAGCTGTGAGAGCTCAGCGAACTGGAGTGCCGCGACTCGGAGCTGGAGGTGCTGCGATTGCCCTCGCTGGTGCTGGAACGCAGCGATTCCATGCTGCCGCCACTGCTCGAGGTGGCAATGCTCTCGGTGCTGCTGTAGTTGTGGCCACCACCGGTCGTTTGCCCCTGGCTTTGGCCATGGCGATTTCTTCTGCTCCCCGGcgcatgatgatgatgatgatggtgatggtgggtCGACTGGCCACCCTGATGGCCCTGGGCACTGCGTCGCAGCTCTAGCACCCGGCCCGATTCGAGGACAAAAGATCGCGGTCGGCGTGGAGCTGCTGATCCGGTTGCCGAGACGGAGGCCGAGGCGGAAGCCGATGCCGCATTCGAATTCGAGTTGGTCGAGGGCGGATTCACGTAGGCGCTGTCGGTGAGACTGTTGTcattgctgctgccgccgcacTGATGCCGCATGGACTGGATGGGCAGACGGAGATCCCGGAGACGGGGATGCGCTGGATTGGCGGCGGGCAGATTGGGTGCACTCCTGATGCTGTTCATGTTCAGGTAGCGATCATGTTTGCCGGGAAATTTCATCGGCAGCGGAGCCGTCGATGGCGGCGATGGGGTATATCCCCGCACGGGCAGCTGCTGCGTGCTGGATGCACTTGCTCCACTACCGGTAGCACTCACACCATGCTGCTGGTTTTGGCTCTggttctgattctgattctgctGGTCCACTTGACTCAGCTGCAGCTTGCCCAGCTCCGCCTCCACATGATGCACTTGTACATGGGCCTCGCCCGTTTGCTCTTGCAGAGCCTGATTTTTGGAGTTTTTGGCTCGCTTGCACTCGGCCCGCGTCTTCGAAGAGCCGGTTACCTTGCTGATGTCACCACCGTTGCCATTACTCAACTGCAGCAAGACCGAGCAATTGGTAATGCGATCCACCTCATCTAGATCGTCATCCGACTTGGCTATCTTGCAGTCGAAGGCCGTCTCATAGATCTGCCGCCGCCGGCTGCCCATGATGTCCTCGGAGTCGTCCtcttcgtcctcgtcctcgtcacCGTCCACTTCGTCCTCGTCGTCGCCGTAGATATCGAGCGATGGATTGCTCAGCGTTGGCGCTGGAACAGTCGCAGGCTGGGCTGGCTGGGCGCACTCGATGCACTCGTGGACGCCATGTGGATGCACATAGAAGATGCTGCGCGGCCGGAAGTACTCCTCTTCCAGATCATCGCCGAGCTCGCTGCCCCGTCCGCCGGCCAAGGAGGAGGCAGGAGCGGATGTGATGCAGGCTCCGCACACGGCTGCTGGTCCCAGCAGGCGGTGCGGTGGCATCGGCTGGACCTGAGACTGTAAGCCAAGCAAAGagatataatataaaatttgatAACGAaaactggcgcccaacgtggctTCATTTGAACGTATTGACTTACCTGGTTCTCCGCTGGAGCCGGTGGCGGTGGACAGCACTTAAGCAGTTCGCCCTCGCCGGCGTCGCaatgctgcaactgcagctgaaGCTCGCTGCCAGTGGGATTCTGATTCCTTGGCTGAACGTTGCAGGTCTTGCGGACTAAGGCTAAGGCACGAGCGTGCCACTCGCGTCGCTTGAGGCACTCACTGCAATCGGATTCCTCGGAAGTACTGGTGCTGGGCGTCTCGCAGCGAATGATGTGTACACCCTCCTCGGTGAAACTGTAACGCTTGGGCGTGGATTGAGAGTCCTGTCCCGTCCGGGGATCCTCCTCTTCGTGACTCTCTGCTTccggctgctcctccgccgGCGGCACATCCAAGCTGGAGCTCTTCCGGTAGCCACCCAACTGTGTCTGGGTTTGCTGCGGCGGTTCACTGGCCGTCGACTGGCGACACTTGAGCTTAAAGTCCTCCCTGTCCTTGTCCCGTtccttgtccttgtccttgtccttgtcTTTATCCTTGTCCTTGTCTttgtccttgtccttgtcTTTATCCTTGTCCTTGTCACGACTCTTGAGCAGATCGGAGTAGTAGTAGGGCGAGGGCTGGCGCTTGTTGTGCTCCGCCGGAGCGACGGTCAGTTTGCGCGGACTGCGCTGCAGTTGCGGTGGAAGCGGACGCACCAGGTCATCGGATATGGAATCCGGCGAGTTGAGTCCGGCCGCTGGTTGTGAAGCACTCTGGACAGGTGCTTGTGGCACGGGCAGCGGTTGCTGCTCAACCTCTTCGTCGATGTCCGCCTCGTCGTCGGAGGATTTCGGAGCCGAGGAGTCTGTAAATCGTGTCGAAGAAGAAAGTAAGTTAGTTgagattaaaattaaaattaaagaagtgcttttctaaataaattcaataagGCTCGGTAGCCACCTATTTGGCCAATTTAACAATCTGGTGGTTACAAAAAAGACAGCGTCTGCTTAATTTGCGGCTTCTAGATGCGGATACTATTTTCCGAGGCACTGAGACGCCGCTGACAGTTTCTAATTAAGTCGCTGCGACGACATTGCGGCGCCGCGGGCCACGCAATCGGAACGCAAATGGAGTTGACGCAGTCTATTTGGCGCTTGGCTGCCCCGCTGCTCGCTTCACTGTCTCCATGGATGTGGATTCACTTGCCACATCCACACCCACTGCATCTCTATCTTTTTGCAGTTGTTTCCCCCATTTTGCACCCCTTAATCAAAGCCTGCCAGTTTCCATTTTACGCTTGGATAATCGAAGTAGCCGCAGCGAGAAAAGTTGAACCGCCTTTGGGTTTTCCTAATTGCTGGCCACTTGCAGGAGAGGAGTCCTCTCGCCAGGATTGCAAAGATCTCTGGACCATGAACGCCTAATGAACGTTAGCCGATTGCAATTTGattattgatttaaaaaaaaaaattttggtTGAGAAAAGTTTGCAAAAGTTGTGAACATATATATGTGCCCAGTGCAACTCAAGCTAtactattttcaaatatttctaaCTTAAACTTAGTTTATAGTTActaatttttctattttttaggTAATAACTAGCATTAGCTGTGCTTAGTAATAGTTTACTTATCATTTGCATACCTGAATTGTATTGACTGTTGCGTTTATCCTTTCTTgagttgccgttgttgttgttgtaggtGGAATGCCGCTGCTGTAActtttgctgcagttgctgttgctgctgcgcaCTTCTAGGCGTTGGCAAcgtttgctgttgctgctgctgcaattgctgctgatgcggctgctgttgctgctgctgttgctgatgccGCTTGTGGCCAGTAGTCGAGCGTTTCTTGGCCTTTTTGTGATAGACCTTTTTGTGATTGCGCGTATCCTTTGGATCTGAATATCCTTCGATTAATTTCACCGATGCCTgcttgatgttgctgttgggcAGCGGTGGATGTTGCAATGTTGCAcgttgttgttgatgctgctgctgttgctgctgctgtgcccCTACTGGCAatgtgttgttattgttgctgtgcGTATGCTGTTGGCCGTGTGTGCtgccgccgttgttgttgttgttgctcaaatgctgatgctgctgctgctgctgttgctggtgagTGGCCAAAAtcgcagctgttgc
The DNA window shown above is from Drosophila melanogaster chromosome X and carries:
- the hwt gene encoding heavyweight, isoform B, whose amino-acid sequence is MFCRLCWIDFNAGEAMVECAGPCGSCFHRNCVDCVTGDVAHILATGGGYYSGLEWYCRTCRQLYRLQVYFEIAICDDYSLPVDFVKKRPSSFDPCLAEAIPANPEHWIAPSPQTEFLPFGEAQQALQLQPAAAAATAAATTSAAAAANATAAAPQLPPPLPVPVATLPNQAATAAAAATAAILATHQQQQQQQHQHLSNNNNNGGSTHGQQHTHSNNNNTLPVGAQQQQQQQHQQQRATLQHPPLPNSNIKQASVKLIEGYSDPKDTRNHKKVYHKKAKKRSTTGHKRHQQQQQQQQPHQQQLQQQQQQTLPTPRSAQQQQQLQQKLQQRHSTYNNNNGNSRKDKRNSQYNSDSSAPKSSDDEADIDEEVEQQPLPVPQAPVQSASQPAAGLNSPDSISDDLVRPLPPQLQRSPRKLTVAPAEHNKRQPSPYYYSDLLKSRDKDKDKDKDKDKDKDKDKDKDKDKDKERDKDREDFKLKCRQSTASEPPQQTQTQLGGYRKSSSLDVPPAEEQPEAESHEEEDPRTGQDSQSTPKRYSFTEEGVHIIRCETPSTSTSEESDCSECLKRREWHARALALVRKTCNVQPRNQNPTGSELQLQLQHCDAGEGELLKCCPPPPAPAENQSQVQPMPPHRLLGPAAVCGACITSAPASSLAGGRGSELGDDLEEEYFRPRSIFYVHPHGVHECIECAQPAQPATVPAPTLSNPSLDIYGDDEDEVDGDEDEDEEDDSEDIMGSRRRQIYETAFDCKIAKSDDDLDEVDRITNCSVLLQLSNGNGGDISKVTGSSKTRAECKRAKNSKNQALQEQTGEAHVQVHHVEAELGKLQLSQVDQQNQNQNQSQNQQHGVSATGSGASASSTQQLPVRGYTPSPPSTAPLPMKFPGKHDRYLNMNSIRSAPNLPAANPAHPRLRDLRLPIQSMRHQCGGSSNDNSLTDSAYVNPPSTNSNSNAASASASASVSATGSAAPRRPRSFVLESGRVLELRRSAQGHQGGQSTHHHHHHHHHAPGSRRNRHGQSQGQTTGGGHNYSSTESIATSSSGGSMESLRSSTSEGNRSTSSSESRHSSSLSSHSSESGSGGSGGSGGSSVAYPLRPAPLLLHSKLHILSPISDKSSQEPASASASEQSQQPSQQLAPMASQEDDSTTSGAPAGNQVQVNASLKQPRSNRGAPNKALLQLADELLGSDSGISLHSREDGKPQALALQRLTLPKLQLIGAEGTTTSATASGAGGSSATGGSSGAGGSGSGSVVASGSTGIQQDLRDLPFDMPKLRRRKTLQQEAACTSGSATSVDLGELPFDMPKLRRRLRANQAEINNLLMHSTESSGISQASSSHSMRDDQKMSSKLDTALFRQNLTLNLNESRQATKQFGSLDLRGLNSNKELNMNLSQGYVTAVDLIDVTIPLERQGWYHGAITRIEAETTLRPLSEGSFLVRNCESTKQDYSLSLKGAKGFMHMRIQRNETGQYILGQFSRPFETVPEMIRHFCLNRLPVRGAEHMCLIEPVIAQLL
- the hwt gene encoding heavyweight, isoform A; translation: MERMWRKVNHSLRNTSKSQAQQAAGGDGIIGGPATGATAATPQSTDTISSAGGFGDGQLVVAVQGLASGGIGASITASGGSNATGRRLASSGGGGGCNKSLSQHVLQTRTASSERRRRRRRKSRPRRGGGMGVTSCVGDPGGDNMSSSGGFYTLKEHQHYRPSHHHGGGVSVGVGGGSSRRLFATSAPSGTVMMYPNPQRGTALAPSVGSGTGHANTAGLGGGGGGGAGGAGGGATGSGTGGQPDISLRQRAVAKLRMFNFHLNWDLHMTHCKPCGPRLSGSGGNIITRRLCRNRRREDNELYRSNSFKFERFERKECLEELSNTLQKQIAICDDYSLPVDFVKKRPSSFDPCLAEAIPANPEHWIAPSPQTEFLPFGEAQQALQLQPAAAAATAAATTSAAAAANATAAAPQLPPPLPVPVATLPNQAATAAAAATAAILATHQQQQQQQHQHLSNNNNNGGSTHGQQHTHSNNNNTLPVGAQQQQQQQHQQQRATLQHPPLPNSNIKQASVKLIEGYSDPKDTRNHKKVYHKKAKKRSTTGHKRHQQQQQQQQPHQQQLQQQQQQTLPTPRSAQQQQQLQQKLQQRHSTYNNNNGNSRKDKRNSQYNSDSSAPKSSDDEADIDEEVEQQPLPVPQAPVQSASQPAAGLNSPDSISDDLVRPLPPQLQRSPRKLTVAPAEHNKRQPSPYYYSDLLKSRDKDKDKDKDKDKDKDKDKDKDKDKDKERDKDREDFKLKCRQSTASEPPQQTQTQLGGYRKSSSLDVPPAEEQPEAESHEEEDPRTGQDSQSTPKRYSFTEEGVHIIRCETPSTSTSEESDCSECLKRREWHARALALVRKTCNVQPRNQNPTGSELQLQLQHCDAGEGELLKCCPPPPAPAENQSQVQPMPPHRLLGPAAVCGACITSAPASSLAGGRGSELGDDLEEEYFRPRSIFYVHPHGVHECIECAQPAQPATVPAPTLSNPSLDIYGDDEDEVDGDEDEDEEDDSEDIMGSRRRQIYETAFDCKIAKSDDDLDEVDRITNCSVLLQLSNGNGGDISKVTGSSKTRAECKRAKNSKNQALQEQTGEAHVQVHHVEAELGKLQLSQVDQQNQNQNQSQNQQHGVSATGSGASASSTQQLPVRGYTPSPPSTAPLPMKFPGKHDRYLNMNSIRSAPNLPAANPAHPRLRDLRLPIQSMRHQCGGSSNDNSLTDSAYVNPPSTNSNSNAASASASASVSATGSAAPRRPRSFVLESGRVLELRRSAQGHQGGQSTHHHHHHHHHAPGSRRNRHGQSQGQTTGGGHNYSSTESIATSSSGGSMESLRSSTSEGNRSTSSSESRHSSSLSSHSSESGSGGSGGSGGSSVAYPLRPAPLLLHSKLHILSPISDKSSQEPASASASEQSQQPSQQLAPMASQEDDSTTSGAPAGNQVQVNASLKQPRSNRGAPNKALLQLADELLGSDSGISLHSREDGKPQALALQRLTLPKLQLIGAEGTTTSATASGAGGSSATGGSSGAGGSGSGSVVASGSTGIQQDLRDLPFDMPKLRRRKTLQQEAACTSGSATSVDLGELPFDMPKLRRRLRANQAEINNLLMHSTESSGISQASSSHSMRDDQKMSSKLDTALFRQNLTLNLNESRQATKQFGSLDLRGLNSNKELNMNLSQGYVTAVDLIDVTIPLERQGWYHGAITRIEAETTLRPLSEGSFLVRNCESTKQDYSLSLKGAKGFMHMRIQRNETGQYILGQFSRPFETVPEMIRHFCLNRLPVRGAEHMCLIEPVIAQLL
- the hwt gene encoding heavyweight, isoform C, with product MPPHRLLGPAAVCGACITSAPASSLAGGRGSELGDDLEEEYFRPRSIFYVHPHGVHECIECAQPAQPATVPAPTLSNPSLDIYGDDEDEVDGDEDEDEEDDSEDIMGSRRRQIYETAFDCKIAKSDDDLDEVDRITNCSVLLQLSNGNGGDISKVTGSSKTRAECKRAKNSKNQALQEQTGEAHVQVHHVEAELGKLQLSQVDQQNQNQNQSQNQQHGVSATGSGASASSTQQLPVRGYTPSPPSTAPLPMKFPGKHDRYLNMNSIRSAPNLPAANPAHPRLRDLRLPIQSMRHQCGGSSNDNSLTDSAYVNPPSTNSNSNAASASASASVSATGSAAPRRPRSFVLESGRVLELRRSAQGHQGGQSTHHHHHHHHHAPGSRRNRHGQSQGQTTGGGHNYSSTESIATSSSGGSMESLRSSTSEGNRSTSSSESRHSSSLSSHSSESGSGGSGGSGGSSVAYPLRPAPLLLHSKLHILSPISDKSSQEPASASASEQSQQPSQQLAPMASQEDDSTTSGAPAGNQVQVNASLKQPRSNRGAPNKALLQLADELLGSDSGISLHSREDGKPQALALQRLTLPKLQLIGAEGTTTSATASGAGGSSATGGSSGAGGSGSGSVVASGSTGIQQDLRDLPFDMPKLRRRKTLQQEAACTSGSATSVDLGELPFDMPKLRRRLRANQAEINNLLMHSTESSGISQASSSHSMRDDQKMSSKLDTALFRQNLTLNLNESRQATKQFGSLDLRGLNSNKELNMNLSQGYVTAVDLIDVTIPLERQGWYHGAITRIEAETTLRPLSEGSFLVRNCESTKQDYSLSLKGAKGFMHMRIQRNETGQYILGQFSRPFETVPEMIRHFCLNRLPVRGAEHMCLIEPVIAQLL
- the hwt gene encoding heavyweight, isoform D (non-AUG (AUC) translation initiation): MSENEESVLEIAICDDYSLPVDFVKKRPSSFDPCLAEAIPANPEHWIAPSPQTEFLPFGEAQQALQLQPAAAAATAAATTSAAAAANATAAAPQLPPPLPVPVATLPNQAATAAAAATAAILATHQQQQQQQHQHLSNNNNNGGSTHGQQHTHSNNNNTLPVGAQQQQQQQHQQQRATLQHPPLPNSNIKQASVKLIEGYSDPKDTRNHKKVYHKKAKKRSTTGHKRHQQQQQQQQPHQQQLQQQQQQTLPTPRSAQQQQQLQQKLQQRHSTYNNNNGNSRKDKRNSQYNSDSSAPKSSDDEADIDEEVEQQPLPVPQAPVQSASQPAAGLNSPDSISDDLVRPLPPQLQRSPRKLTVAPAEHNKRQPSPYYYSDLLKSRDKDKDKDKDKDKDKDKDKDKDKDKDKERDKDREDFKLKCRQSTASEPPQQTQTQLGGYRKSSSLDVPPAEEQPEAESHEEEDPRTGQDSQSTPKRYSFTEEGVHIIRCETPSTSTSEESDCSECLKRREWHARALALVRKTCNVQPRNQNPTGSELQLQLQHCDAGEGELLKCCPPPPAPAENQSQVQPMPPHRLLGPAAVCGACITSAPASSLAGGRGSELGDDLEEEYFRPRSIFYVHPHGVHECIECAQPAQPATVPAPTLSNPSLDIYGDDEDEVDGDEDEDEEDDSEDIMGSRRRQIYETAFDCKIAKSDDDLDEVDRITNCSVLLQLSNGNGGDISKVTGSSKTRAECKRAKNSKNQALQEQTGEAHVQVHHVEAELGKLQLSQVDQQNQNQNQSQNQQHGVSATGSGASASSTQQLPVRGYTPSPPSTAPLPMKFPGKHDRYLNMNSIRSAPNLPAANPAHPRLRDLRLPIQSMRHQCGGSSNDNSLTDSAYVNPPSTNSNSNAASASASASVSATGSAAPRRPRSFVLESGRVLELRRSAQGHQGGQSTHHHHHHHHHAPGSRRNRHGQSQGQTTGGGHNYSSTESIATSSSGGSMESLRSSTSEGNRSTSSSESRHSSSLSSHSSESGSGGSGGSGGSSVAYPLRPAPLLLHSKLHILSPISDKSSQEPASASASEQSQQPSQQLAPMASQEDDSTTSGAPAGNQVQVNASLKQPRSNRGAPNKALLQLADELLGSDSGISLHSREDGKPQALALQRLTLPKLQLIGAEGTTTSATASGAGGSSATGGSSGAGGSGSGSVVASGSTGIQQDLRDLPFDMPKLRRRKTLQQEAACTSGSATSVDLGELPFDMPKLRRRLRANQAEINNLLMHSTESSGISQASSSHSMRDDQKMSSKLDTALFRQNLTLNLNESRQATKQFGSLDLRGLNSNKELNMNLSQGYVTAVDLIDVTIPLERQGWYHGAITRIEAETTLRPLSEGSFLVRNCESTKQDYSLSLKGAKGFMHMRIQRNETGQYILGQFSRPFETVPEMIRHFCLNRLPVRGAEHMCLIEPVIAQLL